CTGAGGAGCAGGCGactgcctcctcctcttctacTCTAGTGGAAGTCACCCAGGGGGAGATGCCTGCTGCTGAGTCACCGGATCCTCCCCAGAGTCCTCAGGGAGCCTCCACCCTCCCCACTGCCATCAACTACACTCTCTGGAGCCAATCTGATGAGAACTCCAGCAACCAAGAAGAGGAGGGGCCAAGCGCCTTTCCTGACCAGGAGTCCGGCTTCCAAGCAGCACTCAGTAGGAAGGTGGCTGAGTTGGTTCATTTTCTGCTCCTCAAGTATCGAGCCAGGGAGCCAGTCACAAAGGCAGAAATGCTGGAGAGTGTCATGAGAAATTGCCAGCACTTGTTTCCTGTGATCTTCAGCAAAGCATCTGATTGCTTGCAGCTGGTCTTTGGC
Above is a genomic segment from Piliocolobus tephrosceles isolate RC106 unplaced genomic scaffold, ASM277652v3 unscaffolded_20039, whole genome shotgun sequence containing:
- the LOC111533000 gene encoding melanoma-associated antigen 3-like, with amino-acid sequence MSLEQRSQHCKPEEGLEAQGDALGLVGAQAPATEEQATASSSSTLVEVTQGEMPAAESPDPPQSPQGASTLPTAINYTLWSQSDENSSNQEEEGPSAFPDQESGFQAALSRKVAELVHFLLLKYRAREPVTKAEMLESVMRNCQHLFPVIFSKASDCLQLVFGVELMEVDPVGHLYTFVTCLGLSYDGLLGD